A single Spiroplasma floricola 23-6 DNA region contains:
- a CDS encoding lipoprotein — translation MKKLLNLIAAFSMTAMSTLTLTSCQIKGEKEIETDKDFFMETEQPKSIEEIEEKIKVKYDDLDYWREIAIEKSYKWKVENDYFNKTKQEQTELQKEFNATSVEKQKWYI, via the coding sequence ATGAAAAAATTATTAAATTTAATAGCAGCTTTTTCAATGACTGCTATGAGTACTTTAACTTTAACTTCATGTCAAATTAAAGGAGAAAAAGAAATAGAAACAGATAAAGACTTTTTTATGGAAACAGAACAACCAAAAAGTATTGAAGAAATAGAAGAGAAAATAAAAGTAAAATATGATGATTTGGACTATTGAAGAGAAATAGCAATAGAAAAGTCATATAAATGAAAAGTTGAAAATGACTATTTTAATAAAACAAAACAAGAACAAACTGAATTACAAAAGGAGTTTAATGCTACTTCTGTAGAAAAACAAAAATGATATATATAG